One window from the genome of Aphelocoma coerulescens isolate FSJ_1873_10779 chromosome 19, UR_Acoe_1.0, whole genome shotgun sequence encodes:
- the LHX1 gene encoding LIM/homeobox protein Lhx1 encodes MVHCAGCKRPILDRFLLNVLDRAWHVKCVQCCECKCNLTEKCFSREGKLYCKNDFFRCFGTKCAGCAQGISPSDLVRRARSKVFHLNCFTCMMCNKQLSTGEELYIIDENKFVCKEDYLNNSNTAKENSLHSATTGSDPSLSPDSQDPSQDDAKDSESANVSDKETGSNENDDQNLGAKRRGPRTTIKAKQLETLKAAFAATPKPTRHIREQLAQETGLNMRVIQVWFQNRRSKERRMKQLSALGARRHAFFRSPRRMRPLVDRLEPGELIPNGPFSFYGDYQSEYYGPGSNYDFFPQGPPSSQAQTPVDLPFVPSSGPSGTPLGAMDHPLPGHHPSSEAQRFTDIMSHPPGDSPSPEPNLPGSLHSMSAEVFGPSPPFSSISVNGGANYGNHLSHPPEMNEAAVW; translated from the exons ATGGTTCACTGTGCAGGCTGCAAAAGGCCGATCTTGGACCGGTTTTTGTTGAATGTACTGGACAGGGCTTGGCATGTGAAGTGTGTTCAGTGCTGTGAATGTAAATGCAATTTGACAGAGAAATGCTTTTCACGAGAAGGCAAGCTTTACTGCAAAAACGACTTCTTTCG GTGTTTCGGGACCAAGTGCGCGGGTTGTGCCCAGGGCATCTCCCCCAGCGACCTGGTCCGCAGGGCGCGGAGCAAAGTGTTCCACTTGAACTGTTTTACGTGTATGATGTGTAACAAGCAACTCTCCACCGGCGAGGAGCTCTACATCATAGACGAGAACAAGTTTGTCTGCAAAGAAGATTACCTAAATAACAGCAATACTGCCAAAGAAAACAGCCTGCATTCAG CCACCACCGGCAGTGACCCCAGCCTGTCCCCCGACTCTCAAGACCCCTCCCAGGACGACGCCAAGGACTCGGAAAGCGCCAACGTGTCCGACAAGGAGACGGGGAGCAACGAAAACGACGACCAGAACTTGGGGGCCAAGCGGCGAGGACCCCGCACCACCATCAAAGCCAAACAGCTAGAGACTCTGAAAGCCGCCTTCGcggccaccccaaaacccacccggCACATCAGGGAGCAGCTGGCACAGGAGACCGGCCTCAACATGCGGGTCATCCAG GTCTGGTTCCAGAACCGGCGCTCCAAGGAGCGGCGGATGAAGCAGCTGAGCGCGCTGGGCGCCCGGCGACACGCGTTCTTCCGCAGCCCGCGCAGGATGCGGCCGCTCGTGGACCGGCTGGAGCCCGGCGAGCTCATCCCCAACGGGCCCTTCTCCTTCTACGGAG ATTATCAGAGCGAGTATTACGGCCCTGGAAGCAATTACGATTTCTTCCCGCAAGGACCGCCTTCGTCTCAAGCGCAGACCCCCGTGGATCTCCCGTTCGTGCCCTCCTCGGGGCCGTCAGGGACCCCGCTGGGGGCCATGGACCACCCCCTGCCCGGACATCACCCCTCGAGTGAGGCTCAGCGCTTCACTGACATCATGTCGCACCCCCCGGGAGACTCGCCCAGCCCCGAACCCAACCTGCCCGGGTCCTTGCACTCCATGTCCGCAGAAGTTTTTGGCCCCAGCCCCCCATTTTCGTCGATATCCGTCAACGGTGGTGCTAACTACGGCAATCACTTGTCCCACCCTCCAGAGATGAACGAAGCAGCTGTGTGGTAG